Within Candidatus Methylomirabilota bacterium, the genomic segment CCTATGTCAATCCTCGTCACGAGGCGCAGGCCGCCGAGCTGATTACCCGGCGTCACCGCGGCGTGGCTGTCACCACCTCGCATGAAGTCGCCCCCGAGATCCGCGAATTCGAGCGCGCCTCGACCACCGTCGCCAATGCTTATATCAAGCCGCTGGCCCAGCGCTACCTCCAGCTGATGGCGAAGCGCCTGGCGGAGCTGCGGATCCCCGCGCCGCTGCTCCTCATGCTTTCGAGCGGCGGGCTCACCCACGTCGGCGAGGCCCAGCGCACCCCGGTGCAGATGCTGGAGTCGGGCCCGGCCGCGGGCGCCATCGCCGCCGCCTTTTTCGGCCGCGAGGACAGCGGGGGCAATCTCCTCGCCTTCGACATGGGCGGCACCACGGCCAAGCTCTCCCTCGTCGACGGGGGCGAGCCGCTCACCGCCAATAGCTTCGAGGCGGCGCGGCAGCGGCGCTTCATCGAGGGCAGCGGCCTGCCCATGCGCATCTCGACCATCGAGCTGATCGAGATCGGGGCGGGCGGAGGCAGCATTGCGGACGTCGACGAGATCGGCCTTCTCAAGGTGGGGCCGCGCAGCGCCGGCTCGCATCCGGGGCCGGCCTCGTATGGCCTGGGCGGCGCGGAGCCCACGGTGACCGACGCGGATTTCCTGCTCGGCTACCTCAACCCCGACTACTTCGCGGGCGGCGAGGTCAGGGTGGACATGGAAGCGGCGCGCGCCGCTATCGAGCGGCTCGCGGGACGGCTGGGGCTCGACCCCATTCAGGTCGCGTGGGGCATTCACGACATCGTGAACGAGAACATGGCGGGGGCCGCGCGTGTCCACATCGCGGAACGCGGACGTGACCCGCGCGACTACGCGCTCCTCTGCACGGGGGGCGCGGGGCCCGTGCACGCCGGCTCCGTGGCGCGCAAGCTCGGCGTCTCGCGCATCGTCTGTCCACCCTCGGCCGGCGTGGCCTCCGCCC encodes:
- a CDS encoding hydantoinase/oxoprolinase family protein, producing MAQYSLGIDIGGTFTDIVVYDHDSGRQVSRKVLTTHDDPARAVAAGVAAVLVDGRFEPTAFTRVVHATTLFTNALIERKGAPTGLITTEGFADTLEIGRERKYELYDLAITKPEPLVPRHLRLEVPERVQADGSVRRRLDARVVEARARALVKAGVTSIAIVFLHAYVNPRHEAQAAELITRRHRGVAVTTSHEVAPEIREFERASTTVANAYIKPLAQRYLQLMAKRLAELRIPAPLLLMLSSGGLTHVGEAQRTPVQMLESGPAAGAIAAAFFGREDSGGNLLAFDMGGTTAKLSLVDGGEPLTANSFEAARQRRFIEGSGLPMRISTIELIEIGAGGGSIADVDEIGLLKVGPRSAGSHPGPASYGLGGAEPTVTDADFLLGYLNPDYFAGGEVRVDMEAARAAIERLAGRLGLDPIQVAWGIHDIVNENMAGAARVHIAERGRDPRDYALLCTGGAGPVHAGSVARKLGVSRIVCPPSAGVASALGLLVAPARVDRVATVGMRLDQGRMADLEAAFRKLEDEARAVMADTGLKLENAAIQRLADGRFLGQGFD